The following proteins come from a genomic window of Lolium rigidum isolate FL_2022 chromosome 5, APGP_CSIRO_Lrig_0.1, whole genome shotgun sequence:
- the LOC124651980 gene encoding putative G-type lectin S-receptor-like serine/threonine-protein kinase At1g61610 isoform X3, with the protein MSYISHLHICVTSFLIYASFPGQNNGFSNYGNILIPHSGSIYSSRLSHKIQPLQQLVSWKSQQDPSPGDFSYSGDPDNLLQSFTWHGSRPLRRSPVWTNNLFRMEYMDRFNSTVYMSLHHADNDEVYMSFGMPTGSFVALVRMEIDYSGKVNILSWESNMSGWKILYTQLEHGCNTYGYCGPYGYCDNTQIVPGCKCLDGFEPRDDKGWIAGRFSLGCRRKEVLRCTHQDGFLTFPGMKVPAKFLHVRRRSFDECTEECRSNCSCVAYAYSSMRNMDIDGDDTRCLVWTGDLIDMENFSQGGENLYVRTNRLRGNKRKTSTLEAVLPVISTLLILICIGLIWICVFRGNQERTDIWRRLSFGNRSSFNEPADRNTEFPILSFREIAAATNHFSESSILGKGGFGNVYKGTLVKDGTEIAVKRLSVGSVQGLVEFKNEIALMSKLQHRNLVKLLGCCIHKDEKLLIYEYLPNRSLDAFIFNDARKSLLNWPTRFKIITGVARGLLYIHQDSRLMMIHRDLKASNVLLDCEMSPKISDFGTVRIFGVNEKQEHTNRVVGTFGYMSPEYAMEGIISVKSDVYSFGVLLLEIVSGLKISTTGLTTRSRNLIDYAWSLWKDGNMLDLVDSSIAEGCSPHEALRCIHIGLLLVQDNPSARPDMSWVVSSLVNHAIALPQPKEPRCFGHRSNYETDGVSKSHEYGMSVGNLMGR; encoded by the exons ATGTCATATATATCGCATCTGCATATTTGCGTTACCAGTTTCTTGATTTATGCCTCTTTTCCGGGACAAAATAATGGGTTTTCCAATTATGGAAACATTTTGATCCCTCACAGTGGATCCATTTACTCATCAAG GCTGAGCCACAAGATACAACCACTACAGCAGCTCGTATCTTGGAAAAGCCAACAAGACCCATCCCCTGGTGACTTCTCCTACAGTGGAGACCCCGACAACCTCCTGCAGAGCTTCACCTGGCATGGCTCAAGGCCACTCCGGCGGAGCCCAGTGTGGACAAACAACCTCTTTCGTATGGAGTACATGGACAGATTCAATTCTACTGTTTACATGTCACTACATCATGCCGACAATGACGAGGTATACATGTCCTTCGGCATGCCCACTGGCTCCTTCGTTGCGCTCGTCAGGATGGAGATCGACTACTCGGGCAAGGTAAATATATTAAGCTGGGAGAGCAACATGTCAGGATGGAAAATCCTCTACACACAGCTTGAGCATGGGTGCAACACGTATGGCTACTGTGGTCCTTACGGTTACTGCGACAACACACAAATCGTCCCAGGTTGCAAGTGCCTTGATGGTTTCGAGCCAAGAGATGATAAAGGCTGGATCGCTGGAAGGTTCTCACTGGGATGCCGCCGGAAGGAGGTGCTAAGGTGTACTCATCAGGATGGTTTCCTGACCTTTCCAGGCATGAAGGTCCCTGCCAAGTTCCTCCATGTCCGACGCAGAAGCTTTGATGAGTGCACGGAGGAATGTAGGAGCAACTGCTCCTGTGTGGCATATGCTTACTCCAGCATGAGAAACATGGACATTGATGGAGATGACACGAGGTGCCTGGTATGGACGGGAGATTTGATCGACATGGAGAACTTCAGCCAAGGAGGGGAGAACCTCTATGTTCGGACTAACAGATTAAGAG GGAACAAGAGAAAGACCAGCACCCTAGAAGCTGTACTACCAGTTATCTCAACTTTGCTGATTCTCATATGCATTGGGCTTATTTGGATCTGTGTCTTTAGAG GCAATCAAGAAAGAACGGATATTTGGAGAAGGCTGTCTTTTGGAAATCGAAGCTCTTTTAATGAACCTGCTGATAGGAACACGGAATTTCCCATTTTGAGCTTCAGAGAAATTGCTGCTGCAACAAATCATTTCTCTGAATCCAGCATTCTTGGCAAAGGAGGGTTTGGCAATGTTTATAAG GGAACGTTGGTAAAAGATGGTACGGAAATTGCCGTGAAAAGGCTAAGTGTAGGTTCTGTCCAAGGGTTAGTGGAGTTCAAGAATGAAATAGCTTTGATGTCCAAGCTGCAGCACCGAAATTTAGTTAAACTTCTAGGCTGTTGCATTCATAAAGATGAGAAACTCTTGATTTATGAGTACCTACCTAACAGAAGTTTGGATGCCTTCATTTTCA ACGATGCAAGAAAATCACTGCTCAACTGGCCCACAAGATTTAAGATAATCACAGGTGTAGCCAGAGGCCTTCTTTATATCCACCAAGATTCCAGATTGATGATGATTCATAGAGATCTGAAAGCAAGCAACGTATTGTTGGATTGTGAGATGAGTCCCAAGATATCTGATTTTGGTACAGTGAGGATCTTTGGTGTCAACGAAAAGCAAGAACATACCAATCGAGTTGTCGGAACATT TGGCTACATGTCGCCTGAATATGCAATGGAAGGCATCATATCCGTCAAATCCGATGTCTACAGCTTTGGTGTATTACTCCTGGAGATTGTGAGCGGCTTGAAAATCAGCACTACAGGCCTAACCACACGTTCGCGTAACCTTATAGACTAT GCATGGAGCTTATGGAAGGATGGGAACATGCTGGATCTAGTCGACTCGTCGATTGCTGAGGGTTGCTCTCCCCATGAAGCTCTACGGTGCATCCATATCGGGCTCCTGTTGGTGCAGGACAACCCAAGCGCTCGTCCAGACATGTCTTGGGTGGTATCAAGCCTGGTTAACCATGCCATAGCACTCCCCCAGCCGAAAGAGCCTCGATGCTTTGGACATCGTAGTAATTATGAAACTGATGGAGTAAGTAAAAGCCATGAATACGGGATGAGCGTTGGGAATCTGATGGGGCGCTAG
- the LOC124651980 gene encoding G-type lectin S-receptor-like serine/threonine-protein kinase SRK isoform X2, with protein MASQSEPCNGRVFWSTNNSNIINSSLAEAMLDKTGNFILRSSTDSSILWQSFDHPTDTLLPGMNLRLSHKIQPLQQLVSWKSQQDPSPGDFSYSGDPDNLLQSFTWHGSRPLRRSPVWTNNLFRMEYMDRFNSTVYMSLHHADNDEVYMSFGMPTGSFVALVRMEIDYSGKVNILSWESNMSGWKILYTQLEHGCNTYGYCGPYGYCDNTQIVPGCKCLDGFEPRDDKGWIAGRFSLGCRRKEVLRCTHQDGFLTFPGMKVPAKFLHVRRRSFDECTEECRSNCSCVAYAYSSMRNMDIDGDDTRCLVWTGDLIDMENFSQGGENLYVRTNRLRGNKRKTSTLEAVLPVISTLLILICIGLIWICVFRGNQERTDIWRRLSFGNRSSFNEPADRNTEFPILSFREIAAATNHFSESSILGKGGFGNVYKGTLVKDGTEIAVKRLSVGSVQGLVEFKNEIALMSKLQHRNLVKLLGCCIHKDEKLLIYEYLPNRSLDAFIFNDARKSLLNWPTRFKIITGVARGLLYIHQDSRLMMIHRDLKASNVLLDCEMSPKISDFGTVRIFGVNEKQEHTNRVVGTFGYMSPEYAMEGIISVKSDVYSFGVLLLEIVSGLKISTTGLTTRSRNLIDYAWSLWKDGNMLDLVDSSIAEGCSPHEALRCIHIGLLLVQDNPSARPDMSWVVSSLVNHAIALPQPKEPRCFGHRSNYETDGVSKSHEYGMSVGNLMGR; from the exons ATGGCATCCCAGAGCGAACCGTG TAATGGTCGTGTTTTCTGGAGCACAAACAACAGCAACATCATCAATTCCTCTTTGGCAGAAGCCATGCTGGACAAGACCGGAAACTTCATCCTTCGCTCATCCACTGATAGCTCCATACTATGGCAGAGCTTCGACCACCCCACTGACACTCTTCTACCTGGCATGAATCTCAGGCTGAGCCACAAGATACAACCACTACAGCAGCTCGTATCTTGGAAAAGCCAACAAGACCCATCCCCTGGTGACTTCTCCTACAGTGGAGACCCCGACAACCTCCTGCAGAGCTTCACCTGGCATGGCTCAAGGCCACTCCGGCGGAGCCCAGTGTGGACAAACAACCTCTTTCGTATGGAGTACATGGACAGATTCAATTCTACTGTTTACATGTCACTACATCATGCCGACAATGACGAGGTATACATGTCCTTCGGCATGCCCACTGGCTCCTTCGTTGCGCTCGTCAGGATGGAGATCGACTACTCGGGCAAGGTAAATATATTAAGCTGGGAGAGCAACATGTCAGGATGGAAAATCCTCTACACACAGCTTGAGCATGGGTGCAACACGTATGGCTACTGTGGTCCTTACGGTTACTGCGACAACACACAAATCGTCCCAGGTTGCAAGTGCCTTGATGGTTTCGAGCCAAGAGATGATAAAGGCTGGATCGCTGGAAGGTTCTCACTGGGATGCCGCCGGAAGGAGGTGCTAAGGTGTACTCATCAGGATGGTTTCCTGACCTTTCCAGGCATGAAGGTCCCTGCCAAGTTCCTCCATGTCCGACGCAGAAGCTTTGATGAGTGCACGGAGGAATGTAGGAGCAACTGCTCCTGTGTGGCATATGCTTACTCCAGCATGAGAAACATGGACATTGATGGAGATGACACGAGGTGCCTGGTATGGACGGGAGATTTGATCGACATGGAGAACTTCAGCCAAGGAGGGGAGAACCTCTATGTTCGGACTAACAGATTAAGAG GGAACAAGAGAAAGACCAGCACCCTAGAAGCTGTACTACCAGTTATCTCAACTTTGCTGATTCTCATATGCATTGGGCTTATTTGGATCTGTGTCTTTAGAG GCAATCAAGAAAGAACGGATATTTGGAGAAGGCTGTCTTTTGGAAATCGAAGCTCTTTTAATGAACCTGCTGATAGGAACACGGAATTTCCCATTTTGAGCTTCAGAGAAATTGCTGCTGCAACAAATCATTTCTCTGAATCCAGCATTCTTGGCAAAGGAGGGTTTGGCAATGTTTATAAG GGAACGTTGGTAAAAGATGGTACGGAAATTGCCGTGAAAAGGCTAAGTGTAGGTTCTGTCCAAGGGTTAGTGGAGTTCAAGAATGAAATAGCTTTGATGTCCAAGCTGCAGCACCGAAATTTAGTTAAACTTCTAGGCTGTTGCATTCATAAAGATGAGAAACTCTTGATTTATGAGTACCTACCTAACAGAAGTTTGGATGCCTTCATTTTCA ACGATGCAAGAAAATCACTGCTCAACTGGCCCACAAGATTTAAGATAATCACAGGTGTAGCCAGAGGCCTTCTTTATATCCACCAAGATTCCAGATTGATGATGATTCATAGAGATCTGAAAGCAAGCAACGTATTGTTGGATTGTGAGATGAGTCCCAAGATATCTGATTTTGGTACAGTGAGGATCTTTGGTGTCAACGAAAAGCAAGAACATACCAATCGAGTTGTCGGAACATT TGGCTACATGTCGCCTGAATATGCAATGGAAGGCATCATATCCGTCAAATCCGATGTCTACAGCTTTGGTGTATTACTCCTGGAGATTGTGAGCGGCTTGAAAATCAGCACTACAGGCCTAACCACACGTTCGCGTAACCTTATAGACTAT GCATGGAGCTTATGGAAGGATGGGAACATGCTGGATCTAGTCGACTCGTCGATTGCTGAGGGTTGCTCTCCCCATGAAGCTCTACGGTGCATCCATATCGGGCTCCTGTTGGTGCAGGACAACCCAAGCGCTCGTCCAGACATGTCTTGGGTGGTATCAAGCCTGGTTAACCATGCCATAGCACTCCCCCAGCCGAAAGAGCCTCGATGCTTTGGACATCGTAGTAATTATGAAACTGATGGAGTAAGTAAAAGCCATGAATACGGGATGAGCGTTGGGAATCTGATGGGGCGCTAG
- the LOC124651980 gene encoding G-type lectin S-receptor-like serine/threonine-protein kinase SRK isoform X4: MEYMDRFNSTVYMSLHHADNDEVYMSFGMPTGSFVALVRMEIDYSGKVNILSWESNMSGWKILYTQLEHGCNTYGYCGPYGYCDNTQIVPGCKCLDGFEPRDDKGWIAGRFSLGCRRKEVLRCTHQDGFLTFPGMKVPAKFLHVRRRSFDECTEECRSNCSCVAYAYSSMRNMDIDGDDTRCLVWTGDLIDMENFSQGGENLYVRTNRLRGNKRKTSTLEAVLPVISTLLILICIGLIWICVFRGNQERTDIWRRLSFGNRSSFNEPADRNTEFPILSFREIAAATNHFSESSILGKGGFGNVYKGTLVKDGTEIAVKRLSVGSVQGLVEFKNEIALMSKLQHRNLVKLLGCCIHKDEKLLIYEYLPNRSLDAFIFNDARKSLLNWPTRFKIITGVARGLLYIHQDSRLMMIHRDLKASNVLLDCEMSPKISDFGTVRIFGVNEKQEHTNRVVGTFGYMSPEYAMEGIISVKSDVYSFGVLLLEIVSGLKISTTGLTTRSRNLIDYAWSLWKDGNMLDLVDSSIAEGCSPHEALRCIHIGLLLVQDNPSARPDMSWVVSSLVNHAIALPQPKEPRCFGHRSNYETDGVSKSHEYGMSVGNLMGR, from the exons ATGGAGTACATGGACAGATTCAATTCTACTGTTTACATGTCACTACATCATGCCGACAATGACGAGGTATACATGTCCTTCGGCATGCCCACTGGCTCCTTCGTTGCGCTCGTCAGGATGGAGATCGACTACTCGGGCAAGGTAAATATATTAAGCTGGGAGAGCAACATGTCAGGATGGAAAATCCTCTACACACAGCTTGAGCATGGGTGCAACACGTATGGCTACTGTGGTCCTTACGGTTACTGCGACAACACACAAATCGTCCCAGGTTGCAAGTGCCTTGATGGTTTCGAGCCAAGAGATGATAAAGGCTGGATCGCTGGAAGGTTCTCACTGGGATGCCGCCGGAAGGAGGTGCTAAGGTGTACTCATCAGGATGGTTTCCTGACCTTTCCAGGCATGAAGGTCCCTGCCAAGTTCCTCCATGTCCGACGCAGAAGCTTTGATGAGTGCACGGAGGAATGTAGGAGCAACTGCTCCTGTGTGGCATATGCTTACTCCAGCATGAGAAACATGGACATTGATGGAGATGACACGAGGTGCCTGGTATGGACGGGAGATTTGATCGACATGGAGAACTTCAGCCAAGGAGGGGAGAACCTCTATGTTCGGACTAACAGATTAAGAG GGAACAAGAGAAAGACCAGCACCCTAGAAGCTGTACTACCAGTTATCTCAACTTTGCTGATTCTCATATGCATTGGGCTTATTTGGATCTGTGTCTTTAGAG GCAATCAAGAAAGAACGGATATTTGGAGAAGGCTGTCTTTTGGAAATCGAAGCTCTTTTAATGAACCTGCTGATAGGAACACGGAATTTCCCATTTTGAGCTTCAGAGAAATTGCTGCTGCAACAAATCATTTCTCTGAATCCAGCATTCTTGGCAAAGGAGGGTTTGGCAATGTTTATAAG GGAACGTTGGTAAAAGATGGTACGGAAATTGCCGTGAAAAGGCTAAGTGTAGGTTCTGTCCAAGGGTTAGTGGAGTTCAAGAATGAAATAGCTTTGATGTCCAAGCTGCAGCACCGAAATTTAGTTAAACTTCTAGGCTGTTGCATTCATAAAGATGAGAAACTCTTGATTTATGAGTACCTACCTAACAGAAGTTTGGATGCCTTCATTTTCA ACGATGCAAGAAAATCACTGCTCAACTGGCCCACAAGATTTAAGATAATCACAGGTGTAGCCAGAGGCCTTCTTTATATCCACCAAGATTCCAGATTGATGATGATTCATAGAGATCTGAAAGCAAGCAACGTATTGTTGGATTGTGAGATGAGTCCCAAGATATCTGATTTTGGTACAGTGAGGATCTTTGGTGTCAACGAAAAGCAAGAACATACCAATCGAGTTGTCGGAACATT TGGCTACATGTCGCCTGAATATGCAATGGAAGGCATCATATCCGTCAAATCCGATGTCTACAGCTTTGGTGTATTACTCCTGGAGATTGTGAGCGGCTTGAAAATCAGCACTACAGGCCTAACCACACGTTCGCGTAACCTTATAGACTAT GCATGGAGCTTATGGAAGGATGGGAACATGCTGGATCTAGTCGACTCGTCGATTGCTGAGGGTTGCTCTCCCCATGAAGCTCTACGGTGCATCCATATCGGGCTCCTGTTGGTGCAGGACAACCCAAGCGCTCGTCCAGACATGTCTTGGGTGGTATCAAGCCTGGTTAACCATGCCATAGCACTCCCCCAGCCGAAAGAGCCTCGATGCTTTGGACATCGTAGTAATTATGAAACTGATGGAGTAAGTAAAAGCCATGAATACGGGATGAGCGTTGGGAATCTGATGGGGCGCTAG
- the LOC124651980 gene encoding putative G-type lectin S-receptor-like serine/threonine-protein kinase At1g61610 isoform X1, producing the protein MYSLHVYAILLFLFSPFSAVLLCASDHLLGPGKPLSPGSILVSEDGIFALGFFSPSNSTENHYYVGIWYNGIPERTVVWVANRAAPITDISSANLSITSSSNLVLSNSNGRVFWSTNNSNIINSSLAEAMLDKTGNFILRSSTDSSILWQSFDHPTDTLLPGMNLRLSHKIQPLQQLVSWKSQQDPSPGDFSYSGDPDNLLQSFTWHGSRPLRRSPVWTNNLFRMEYMDRFNSTVYMSLHHADNDEVYMSFGMPTGSFVALVRMEIDYSGKVNILSWESNMSGWKILYTQLEHGCNTYGYCGPYGYCDNTQIVPGCKCLDGFEPRDDKGWIAGRFSLGCRRKEVLRCTHQDGFLTFPGMKVPAKFLHVRRRSFDECTEECRSNCSCVAYAYSSMRNMDIDGDDTRCLVWTGDLIDMENFSQGGENLYVRTNRLRGNKRKTSTLEAVLPVISTLLILICIGLIWICVFRGNQERTDIWRRLSFGNRSSFNEPADRNTEFPILSFREIAAATNHFSESSILGKGGFGNVYKGTLVKDGTEIAVKRLSVGSVQGLVEFKNEIALMSKLQHRNLVKLLGCCIHKDEKLLIYEYLPNRSLDAFIFNDARKSLLNWPTRFKIITGVARGLLYIHQDSRLMMIHRDLKASNVLLDCEMSPKISDFGTVRIFGVNEKQEHTNRVVGTFGYMSPEYAMEGIISVKSDVYSFGVLLLEIVSGLKISTTGLTTRSRNLIDYAWSLWKDGNMLDLVDSSIAEGCSPHEALRCIHIGLLLVQDNPSARPDMSWVVSSLVNHAIALPQPKEPRCFGHRSNYETDGVSKSHEYGMSVGNLMGR; encoded by the exons ATGTATTCCCTTCACGTATATGCTATTCTCTTGTTTCTTTTTTCGCCTTTCAGTGCAGTGCTTCTCTGTGCATCCGACCACCTCCTCGGCCCTGGCAAGCCGCTCTCCCCCGGTAGCATTCTTGTCTCCGAAGATGGCATATTCGCCTTGGGCTTCTTCTCCCCATCAAACTCCACCGAAAACCATTACTATGTAGGCATATGGTACAATGGCATCCCAGAGCGAACCGTGGTATGGGTCGCCAACCGTGCTGCACCGATCACCGATATTTCCTCCGCAAATCTTTCCATCACCAGCAGCTCAAACCTTGTCCTGTCCAACAGTAATGGTCGTGTTTTCTGGAGCACAAACAACAGCAACATCATCAATTCCTCTTTGGCAGAAGCCATGCTGGACAAGACCGGAAACTTCATCCTTCGCTCATCCACTGATAGCTCCATACTATGGCAGAGCTTCGACCACCCCACTGACACTCTTCTACCTGGCATGAATCTCAGGCTGAGCCACAAGATACAACCACTACAGCAGCTCGTATCTTGGAAAAGCCAACAAGACCCATCCCCTGGTGACTTCTCCTACAGTGGAGACCCCGACAACCTCCTGCAGAGCTTCACCTGGCATGGCTCAAGGCCACTCCGGCGGAGCCCAGTGTGGACAAACAACCTCTTTCGTATGGAGTACATGGACAGATTCAATTCTACTGTTTACATGTCACTACATCATGCCGACAATGACGAGGTATACATGTCCTTCGGCATGCCCACTGGCTCCTTCGTTGCGCTCGTCAGGATGGAGATCGACTACTCGGGCAAGGTAAATATATTAAGCTGGGAGAGCAACATGTCAGGATGGAAAATCCTCTACACACAGCTTGAGCATGGGTGCAACACGTATGGCTACTGTGGTCCTTACGGTTACTGCGACAACACACAAATCGTCCCAGGTTGCAAGTGCCTTGATGGTTTCGAGCCAAGAGATGATAAAGGCTGGATCGCTGGAAGGTTCTCACTGGGATGCCGCCGGAAGGAGGTGCTAAGGTGTACTCATCAGGATGGTTTCCTGACCTTTCCAGGCATGAAGGTCCCTGCCAAGTTCCTCCATGTCCGACGCAGAAGCTTTGATGAGTGCACGGAGGAATGTAGGAGCAACTGCTCCTGTGTGGCATATGCTTACTCCAGCATGAGAAACATGGACATTGATGGAGATGACACGAGGTGCCTGGTATGGACGGGAGATTTGATCGACATGGAGAACTTCAGCCAAGGAGGGGAGAACCTCTATGTTCGGACTAACAGATTAAGAG GGAACAAGAGAAAGACCAGCACCCTAGAAGCTGTACTACCAGTTATCTCAACTTTGCTGATTCTCATATGCATTGGGCTTATTTGGATCTGTGTCTTTAGAG GCAATCAAGAAAGAACGGATATTTGGAGAAGGCTGTCTTTTGGAAATCGAAGCTCTTTTAATGAACCTGCTGATAGGAACACGGAATTTCCCATTTTGAGCTTCAGAGAAATTGCTGCTGCAACAAATCATTTCTCTGAATCCAGCATTCTTGGCAAAGGAGGGTTTGGCAATGTTTATAAG GGAACGTTGGTAAAAGATGGTACGGAAATTGCCGTGAAAAGGCTAAGTGTAGGTTCTGTCCAAGGGTTAGTGGAGTTCAAGAATGAAATAGCTTTGATGTCCAAGCTGCAGCACCGAAATTTAGTTAAACTTCTAGGCTGTTGCATTCATAAAGATGAGAAACTCTTGATTTATGAGTACCTACCTAACAGAAGTTTGGATGCCTTCATTTTCA ACGATGCAAGAAAATCACTGCTCAACTGGCCCACAAGATTTAAGATAATCACAGGTGTAGCCAGAGGCCTTCTTTATATCCACCAAGATTCCAGATTGATGATGATTCATAGAGATCTGAAAGCAAGCAACGTATTGTTGGATTGTGAGATGAGTCCCAAGATATCTGATTTTGGTACAGTGAGGATCTTTGGTGTCAACGAAAAGCAAGAACATACCAATCGAGTTGTCGGAACATT TGGCTACATGTCGCCTGAATATGCAATGGAAGGCATCATATCCGTCAAATCCGATGTCTACAGCTTTGGTGTATTACTCCTGGAGATTGTGAGCGGCTTGAAAATCAGCACTACAGGCCTAACCACACGTTCGCGTAACCTTATAGACTAT GCATGGAGCTTATGGAAGGATGGGAACATGCTGGATCTAGTCGACTCGTCGATTGCTGAGGGTTGCTCTCCCCATGAAGCTCTACGGTGCATCCATATCGGGCTCCTGTTGGTGCAGGACAACCCAAGCGCTCGTCCAGACATGTCTTGGGTGGTATCAAGCCTGGTTAACCATGCCATAGCACTCCCCCAGCCGAAAGAGCCTCGATGCTTTGGACATCGTAGTAATTATGAAACTGATGGAGTAAGTAAAAGCCATGAATACGGGATGAGCGTTGGGAATCTGATGGGGCGCTAG